TTCCCTTTTGGCGTTTGAACTCATAATGCAGTCCCTTTCTATGCATGTTTTTTCGGTAACATGCATTATGAGTCAACGATGTCTCCCTAGTCTTTACTTCGGTAACATTTTTTGTGATGCAATTCGCAGCTTCGAATTACCTTGACTAACCTGCAAGCACATGCTACTGTATAGACAAGATTTTAGAAGTTTTTGCGTTCAAAAAAGGCCTCAAAGACTTTTAGCTTTGTGGCCTTTTTTATTGAGTTCTTCTGAGATTTTAGTTCATGGATAAGGAGGTAACCACAATGACACAAGGAACTGTGAAATGGTTCAATGACAGTAAGGGGTTTGGCTTCATCACTGCGGAAGACAATACTGAATTTTTTGTCCACCATACATCTATCCAAGGCAGCGGCTTCAAAAGCCTTGCTGAGGGTGACTTGGTCAGTTTTGATACTGAAAAGGGCCCCAAAGGTCCCAAGGCAATTAATGTAGTGAAACGCTAAAAAAGGGGGAGAGGCTCCCTCATGAAAAGGGAGCCCTTTCCTTTGAAATGAATAAGGAACATGAATAATAACAGGCATGCAACGATGATGGAGAAAAAGCAGGAGTTGATGCAGCAAAAACGTGAAGCAGGCTCCATAGCGGTAAACTTCCCTGAGGTTTCGCGCATCGACATGAATATGACCTACAATCAGAAGGGGACGAAGTCGATTCACCGGACCTTTCATTTCTCTCCCAGCAGTTATGCTTTTTTCGTGATAAACTGCTTAAGAAAAGACTGTGTTGACGGCGGGTTTGATCTTACTCAGGTAATAACCGCGATGATCAGAAACCGGAGAGAAGATGCGAAAGGGGTTCTTAGCTGCAGAGGCACTGATTCCTCCTCCAACCACTCGGATATTGCGTATGAAGTTGCCATACAATACACATAAGCACTGTCCTTCAGTCATACGGTATTTTGAGATAACGGCATCTCACATGCCGTATCACCTCCCTGATGGGTTTTGAACGCATTTATTTCAATGTAGCCAGCGACGCCCTCCAAATGGGCACACTTTGCCAAGGCATCCAGGAAGTCTGACAGGATCACAGGTTTTTTACACGAAAAAGGAGATTAAAAATGAGAAAAATGTATGTGGGAAATATTCCCTACAACGCAACTGAAGACGATTTAAGGGAACTGTTTTCAGAATATGGTGAGATTGAATCATTAAAAATAATGAAGGACCAATTCACAGACCGCTCCAAAGGATTTGGTTTCATTGAGATGGTCAATGAAGAAGATGCAAAGAAGGCGATGGCAACCCTTAACGGAAAAAATTTCAAGGGGAAATCACTTACTGTTGCTGAAGCGAGACCTCAACAGAAACGGCAGGATTTCAATAAGAGAAGTAGTGGCTATGGTGGTGGTGCAGGGAGAGGCTGGAGATAGTTTGGAGATAAAGGTCAGTGAGAATAATGTCGAAGGCGCGCTGAAAGTCCTTAAGCGTAAATTGCAAAAAGAAGGGCTTTTTCGGGAAATAAAACGAAGAAAAGCACATGAGAAACCCTCTGAAAAGGCAAAACGCAAACAGCGAGATGCAAAAAAGCGGAGGATGAAGGCTCTGAGATATAAGAAACATGTGTAACAAGAACTCTTTACAACAATCAGGCTTGATAAAGCATCCCCAATGTTTATGGAGGTTGAGATGAAAACACTGGTTGAACTCATTGCGAGGTCTCTGGTAGACAGACCGGAAGATGTTGTGGTAACCGAGATAGTCGGAGAAAAAACCGCTCTCTTTGAATTGCGTGTGGCTTCAAGTGACATAGGTAAGATTGTCGGAAAGCAGGGCAATACAGCGCGAGCAATCAGAACAATACTGAGCGCTGCAGGTGCCAAACTTAAAAAGCGTTGTGTACTGGAAATACTGGATTAAAACAGCATACTACTTAAAAAAGGATTTAGAGAATTTATGAAATTTCACACTTTTAATTTTTACCCGGAAGTGGCAGCCGGTATAATGTCGGCGGGTTTTATGTCCCCCACACCGATTCAGCTGCAGGCAATCCCTCCGGTCATGGAGGGTCGTGACGTCATCGGCCTGGCACAGACCGGCACCGGCAAGACCGCCGCATTCGTACTGCCAATGCTACATCGCCTGATGCATGGAAGTCGCAGAGGCATTCAAGCCCTCATCCTCGCGCCTACCCGTGAGCTTGCCGAACAGATTCACGAAGCAATCGGCATTCTGGGAAAACAGACCCATCTCCGGAGCGTAAGCATTTACGGTGGCGTGGACATGAACCAGCAGATAAGGAAGCTGCGAAGTAGCGTTGAGATTATTGTTGCCTGCCCCGGGCGTCTGCTCGATCATATGGATCGCGGAGTGATAAGCCTGTCACATCTGAAAGTACTCGTTTTGGATGAAGCTGACCGCATGTTTGATATGGGATTTCTGCCCGATATCAGGAAAATTATCAAGCAAGTGCCGGCGAAACGCCAGACTCTACTGTTTTCTGCGACCATGCCGGATGATATCAGACATTTGGTCAGGGAAGTCCTGAGTCATCCGATAACGGTGCAGATAAATCCCTCCGCACCGGTAAATACAGTAACACATGCGCTCTACCCCGTTGATCAGCACCTCAAGACCACACTCCTCCTTGAACTCTTGTACCGCACAGATACCGAGTCAGTTTTGGTGTTTACACGTACCAAGCATCGGGCCAAGCGTGTGGGACAACTTCTTGCAAAGAAAGGTTACCGGGCCGCATCGCTGCAGGGGAACCTGTCTCAGAACAGGCGTCAGGCGGCGCTCGACGGGTTTCGTAACGGATCATATAAGGTTCTTGTTGCGACAGATATTGCTGCACGCGGTATCGATGTTACACGCATATCCCACGTCATTAATTACGACATGCCAGATACCGTTGATGCATACACTCACCGCATAGGCCGTACTGGCCGAGCTGAAAAGACCGGGGATGCCTTTACCTTCATTACCCATGAGGATGAGTATATCGTGCGCAGCATCGAGCGCGTTCTCGGTGAAAAGGTTGAGCGTCGCATAATAAAAGGATTCGATTATAAGAAGAAAACAGCATTGCCTGAAATGCAATATAAAGGCAAACAAAATAATACGAAACCATTCAGTTCCAATAATCCCTATGCTTCACTGCCAAAGGGTTTGCCGGCAAAGAAGGGCGGAAGAGCAGAAACTGACGAGTAGAAATTGCCATCACACGTTGGAACAGGTTATCGTTCCCAGGACTGCCTCTATCTTATCTGCATGCAGATATCGACTGAATACCCGCATATCCGGTCGCTGAACATACTGCTTTTCCGTTCATGGCAAGCCCGCGGGGTACGGTTATTTCAATTGTATCCTGATATTCCAGTACAGCCAGAGGAGGTGCGATTTGAGGAAATAATATGCCTCGCGTGGAATGCTGTCGCTCCTGATGCTTCTGATCGCTGCCGGGATATCGATCGAAAGCGGGCAGTGCTTTTTGCATTTTCCGCAGGTCAGGCAGAATTCGAGCTTTCTGTTCACCTCGTCTTCCGAGATGCTTTTATATGCCAGCCCTTTTCCGCCGAGGTATTTGTCTTCGGCGAACTCGTTGCCGATGGTGTTGTACATGGGACAGTGCAGCAGGCAGTTCCCGCAGTCGATGCAGTAGAGCAATTCCCTGAACCCCTGTCCGATCATGTCGGTTCTCCTGTTGTCGAGAAGGACAAGCGTTATTTCCTTCGGCGAATGGACACCCCTGAAGAATTTTTTCTCAACATCAGCCGTCTTGCTG
This is a stretch of genomic DNA from Nitrospirota bacterium. It encodes these proteins:
- a CDS encoding cold shock domain-containing protein produces the protein MTQGTVKWFNDSKGFGFITAEDNTEFFVHHTSIQGSGFKSLAEGDLVSFDTEKGPKGPKAINVVKR
- a CDS encoding RNA-binding protein gives rise to the protein MRKMYVGNIPYNATEDDLRELFSEYGEIESLKIMKDQFTDRSKGFGFIEMVNEEDAKKAMATLNGKNFKGKSLTVAEARPQQKRQDFNKRSSGYGGGAGRGWR
- the rpsU gene encoding 30S ribosomal protein S21 — protein: MEIKVSENNVEGALKVLKRKLQKEGLFREIKRRKAHEKPSEKAKRKQRDAKKRRMKALRYKKHV
- a CDS encoding KH domain-containing protein, with the protein product MKTLVELIARSLVDRPEDVVVTEIVGEKTALFELRVASSDIGKIVGKQGNTARAIRTILSAAGAKLKKRCVLEILD
- a CDS encoding DEAD/DEAH box helicase, which encodes MKFHTFNFYPEVAAGIMSAGFMSPTPIQLQAIPPVMEGRDVIGLAQTGTGKTAAFVLPMLHRLMHGSRRGIQALILAPTRELAEQIHEAIGILGKQTHLRSVSIYGGVDMNQQIRKLRSSVEIIVACPGRLLDHMDRGVISLSHLKVLVLDEADRMFDMGFLPDIRKIIKQVPAKRQTLLFSATMPDDIRHLVREVLSHPITVQINPSAPVNTVTHALYPVDQHLKTTLLLELLYRTDTESVLVFTRTKHRAKRVGQLLAKKGYRAASLQGNLSQNRRQAALDGFRNGSYKVLVATDIAARGIDVTRISHVINYDMPDTVDAYTHRIGRTGRAEKTGDAFTFITHEDEYIVRSIERVLGEKVERRIIKGFDYKKKTALPEMQYKGKQNNTKPFSSNNPYASLPKGLPAKKGGRAETDE